The region GCCGAGGTCGAGCCCGACCTGGCCGAGTGGGACTACGGACCCGTCGAGGGACTGACGCGCGTCGAGGTGGCCGACGCGCTCGGGCGCGGCTGGGCCGCGCTGACCGACGGCGTCCGCGTGCCCCTGACCGTCTCCGGCACCGACGACCTCGCGCCCGACGAGCGCAACCCCGAGCCCGGCGAGGGGGAGCTGATCGAGGAGGTCGCCGCCCGCGCGGCCCGTGTGATCGCCCGGGCGGAGACCACGCTGCTGGACGGCGGCGACGTCCTCCTCGTGGCCCACGGCCACCTGCTGCGCATCCTGACCTCGGTGTGGCTCGGGCTCTCGCCCGAGGTGGCCGAGCGGCTCGTGCTCGGCACGGCCGCGCGCTGCGTGCTGGGGTACGACCGCGGTGCGCGCTCGCTCGTGCACTGGAACGTCGCGCCGTGACGGGGCCGACGACGGACGCGACGGCCGGATCGGCGGGGCCCGCCCGACCGCTCGACCGGGACGCCACCGCGGCCGCACTGCTCGACGCCGTCGCCGTGATGGACCAGCTCCGTTCGCCC is a window of Litorihabitans aurantiacus DNA encoding:
- a CDS encoding histidine phosphatase family protein yields the protein MSTVDDTAASAAPGELVLVRHGETAWSRAGRHTGRSDLPLTPDGEEQARATGRALAGREFALVLTSPLTRARRTAELAGYGGAEVEPDLAEWDYGPVEGLTRVEVADALGRGWAALTDGVRVPLTVSGTDDLAPDERNPEPGEGELIEEVAARAARVIARAETTLLDGGDVLLVAHGHLLRILTSVWLGLSPEVAERLVLGTAARCVLGYDRGARSLVHWNVAP